CATGATACTGAAAAGGGAACATTGCTGAGGCTGAGGAATTGAAGCGGGCACCGGGCTCCAAGGCCAGGGGGGAGCCAGGCCATAGGTATGGTACCAGGGGCTGGACAGCGCAGTGGGGACTGTACGgttggggtggtggcaggcatgGCAGGTTGGGGAGTCTCTCTGGAGCTTCTGGCAAAGGTGGCAGTTATGAAAAGGAGTGGGAGGGGCAGGGGGGTCTGGGGGAGGCAATGGTGGAGGAGTCAGTGAGGCCAGAAGACTGCCCCAGAGTGACCGCAGCCCTGTGCTGCCTTCCAGGCAGCTGGAGACATTAGCGGGAGACGGCAGGCATTGTGGCACAGAAGGTATGCAGGGTTCCAGGAGGCAACGGGAGGTCAGTCCAAGGTCAGGCGGCCCAGGTGTAGGGGTGCAGGACAGCCCCAAGGACTGATGTATTACGGCCACCGATGCCACAGCCAGGGCCACACTGCTCACATATGCCACAGCTAAAAGGCAGGACAGCTGCAGGAGACGAGGTAAGAAAGAAGGATTCTGTCTTTAACACATTCACCCCTTGTCTCTAGAAACTTGTGTTCCAGTTGGAGGTCTCTATAGCCATTTACACCCCACTCTGCCCATCTATTCCCAACCCCATCTCCTGGGCCTTTCAGCAATCACTTCACACCATCCACCCTACACAACGGCCTGCTCAAGTTCTGTATCCTTCTGAGCCCCTCCTCACCTTTACCAGCCGCTGGCAGAGGGAGCCCAGGGCCAACTGCCAGGTCGGCTGCTCCAGCAGCACACACAGGTCTGTGTAGGTGTACCAGCCTCGCCGCCGTCCCTGCTGCTCAGCCACACTGGGGGAAGTGGAGAAATGACAAGAGTATGCAACTGTCCTGCAGCCAGCCCAGTGGCACCCTCATATAACTCAGGACCCACCAGGAAACACTGGGAAGCTTGTTAAACCCAGATTCCTAGGCCATCTGCTGATCTAGAAACTAAGGGTGAGACCAAgacctatattttatttatttttatttatttattttgttaagacaggatcttgctgtctcttaggctggagtgcagtagtgcaatcatagctcactgcagactcaacatcctggactcaaatgatcctctcgtctcagcctcctgagtagctgggattatgggtgtacaccactgcatctggctagtatttttttctggtaGGGCCAGgcatcttgctatattgcccaggctggtctcgaactcctggactcaagcaatcctccagcctcgccctcccagagtgctaggattatagacataaCTACCATACCCAcccaatacatatattttaaataagctgCTTCTCACCTTCCCAAAGGTGATGAAGAAGAGGACAGACAGCTCTGGGAACCACTATCTGGGCAATTCTCTTTCttgtctcctccctcccccagttACACAGACTCTCATCTCTAGCTCCTATGGCTGAGGCCTCAGCCCCCAAATCCCTCAAACCCTTCTTCCCAACTCCTAGAACCTACCAGCTCTCCAACCAGCTCAGCACCTCAAAGATCTCCCGAGGGTCAGTGTAGAGATGCCAATCCTGTGAGTAAGGAGAGAGGACATCAAACCAGACTTGGATAAGCCACAGTCATTTAATAATAAGAGCCATAGCAGCAACTACAACCGCCCCTATGGCTAATGCATATTtggcacttaccatgtgccagatactgtcTCAAAAGTTTTTACACATTAACTCATTGAATCACCACCTGCCTGGTTTCACATTATACTCTCCACTAAGCAAGAGGGGAGAAAATGACCCTGAGAATAGTCCGTGTCCACAGGGAGCTAAACATCTAGGGGTAGAGAAAGTATGGAcacaaatactcagaacccaaTAGGATAAACTCTGACTCAGAGTGTACTCTGTGGGGCCCTGGAGGAATAGAGGAGGTGAGGAAATGTTCCGCTCCTGGCCTCACTGCTCTACGAATCTCCAAAAACTGTGGTTAGTACTGAAGAGATAGGAAAGAAAGACACTAACACAAAGGCACGAGGAGGACAGGAAGAGAAATGACGAACCAACAGAAGACTGAGAGAGAACAAAGGACTAAATGACGGTTAAAGATGGGCCAGTGAAACTGAGCAAGAGAGAGAACAGCTGCTCACCATGGCACTCAGGAAGCCCCTCTCCAAGGCATTGAGAGTGGGCACGGCCACACCCCCAGCAGCTCCCCATTCGTCATTGaagacctcctcctcctccccttcatcATAGAGGTACTTACTGGCCACCATCTGCAGGGGAACCATAAGTGGTGGAGCAGAGCTCATAGCAGGCTCTTGGCTCTTTCGGGAGACGGGGAGGGGGTGTCTTACCATGGAGATGAGGAACAAGTCAGAGGATGACACATGCTGCAGGTAGTCTGGGTTTCGGTGCCGGAGCCGTTCAATGTACACCAGAGCCAGCATCATAGCACACGGGGAGATGCATGCCTCCCTGGGTGGTAGAAAGGATCACTAATTAAACCCAAGGGTCCTTCAGCTCTTCCAAGTCTTATGATGCTCGCTCCTGTCTTTACCTCTTATCTTTGGAAAAAAActattcctggctgggcacggtggctcatgtctgtaatcccagcactttggaagaccaaggtgggtggactgacaccaggagtttgacaccagcctggccaacaccaggagtttgacatcagcctggccaacatggtgaaaccccgtctttactaaaaatacaaaaatcagccaggggcggtggcgtgtgcctgtactcccagctactggggaggctgaggcacaagaataactggaacccaggaggcggaggttgtggtgagccgagattgtgccactgcactccagccggggtgacagagcgagactgtctcaaaaaaaaaaaaaaaagaaagaaagaaaagacgaTTCCCCTTTCTCTAGGGCCCAAACACTCTCATCCTATCCTCATTTCCAGGCTTACCGGGACACATGAGCTACATATTTCTTCTGGAGTCGGCGAATAGGGCTGGGGGCTGCCTTCTGGAGCAGTTCCACAGCAATGTCTGCAAGGGACAGAAGGAAGGCCGAGTGAGCAAACAAGCACCCACCCACACCCAACACACCAGTCCCCACTGCTAACAGAAGACCCAGATCTGTATTTTCTGAGGCCTTGGGGACAGGACCATAGTAACAAAATAGAGATCAAATTCTCCCACACTGAGACAAAAAGCCCATTCCAAGTTTGAATTTCAGCTCATTCTAACAGGAAAGCTTATTGCCCTGTCACGTAAAGCTATCCAGATTTGTCTGTCACTGCTGTTCATCTGTGGCATAAACATGCCTTGTTTACCTGGGGAACATATGATGGATATCCttggaaaattaatttttcaatatataaatcAAGAGTGATTTGTATAGATATATGTGGCAGcaatgttttttattcatttgggcTAAAAGAATGGGAAATGCAAACTGCCCTCTTGAACCAAGTACCAACAAGCTAGCAATGAAGAGACAGTGCAGCCACGGGGCAAACCTCGAGTCATTTTAGTGGCTGATGACAATCCCATTTTCATGCTTCTCACTTGTCCAGTCACACAACACTGCCTAACCTGCCACCGGGCTAGAGAGCTCCTCCAGGCTACAGTCGGCTTCCCAGTCCCAGCCATAGTAGAGCCTCCTTCGGATCCGGGCACTCAGCTTCTGGTGTCCTGGGAGGAACTGAAACAGGGCAGGGGCAGCGGAGGGTGAAGGGCAGGGAAAGGTATGATGCAGATCCTGGCTCCGGGCTGGAAGGCGGGGCGGGGGACAGGCCGGCCTCGCTGCTAGGGGGCCCGTGCCTTACCCAGACCCGCGTTCTGTGAATGGCTTGTCAATGGCACACTGGTCCATAGAGAGGAATGCCCCCACCCCCATCGAGGGCTTCCCGGGAGAAGTTCTCCGAGAAGGGCCCTCGTGTGGCCACCCCTACCCCCATTCCTATACTCCGCGGCTCTCCCTCCCGGCCCAAGCGGCCGCGGCCTCAAGAAAGCACTGCTCGAGCAGCTGCCGCCCAGTCCCAGCACAGCAGTTAGGCGAGCTCGCAGCGCCGCTCAGGCCCGGAGGGGCGCGCCGGAaggctggggagggggcgggCCCCCCACTCACCGTGAAGTCCTGGAAGCCGGCGAGGGAGAAGGTACCTTCTTCGTCCAGCAGGAGCCCGGTCAGGTCCATCGCGCCGCCAGTCGCCGCCCTGTGAAGGTGAACGGAAGGAAACGAGTTGTAGGGGGCTCACGGAGCTGTCCTTGCCCGCCTGTCCACCTGCCCGCCTGCCTCCCCGGGGCGGGCCGCCGCCCTCGCCTTCGCTCTCGCAGCTCCCTCCCCCCGGCGGCGGAAGGCGGGTCCCGGGCTGAGGGGCGCCTCTTCCTGTTCCGCCCCCGGCTTGGCGCGGCGCGCTGGGCCCTAGGCCCGGGAAGTAAGGTGTCGAGCGTCCGAGCGGCGCTCACCTCGCGGAGCAGAAAGGAGACGCGGCTGCGAGGCGCGTACTCCGCCTATGCCGCGTCCGCCCGGCGTTTACAAGCCGCGGGGTTGCCGCCTGTAAGTCAGCGCCTGGCGCTTCCTGCCGCCAGTCTAGCCCAGCCTCCCGCCCCGACCCGCGGGCAGGAGCcggactcaaactcctggtctcacgGAACGTGGCCAAGCCCCAGGCGCCTCTGTCTGAGAAATGGGGACAATTCCTAGGGGGGGACCACGCCGCACTGAGGATGAACAAGCCAGGCGTAGCAATGGAGAAATTAATGTGAATAAGACGAAACGCACAACAGGAAGTTGTTCACAGTTGCTTTTTAGGAGAGATTATACATACTCAGCAATGCATATGAAAAGCGTCTGAAAGGACACACAAGAAATTTAGCAGTGGGTGAactatgaaaaggaagagaaactcAGGGTTTTTTTTAGTGTAATTTGTACTTTTAAACCTAAGGCTACTGCGGAAATTCTGTGATCTTAAGCGAATGTAAGGCCTCAAACCGTGTCAACACGTCCACCCAAAAGTAAACTGCATCTACCCAAGGTTTTGTTTTGAAACCCACCTCCCGCCTCCGATCTCATGCTTGAGTACGCTGAGGTGGGAAGAAACTCCGATATGTGGAAGTGGGAAAGTTTAAGGAGAtaggaaagaaacaaattttctGAGTAGATGTTGTTTTCGAGTCTGTCGAGTCAAGCGCTGGTGTGTGTTTGTTTACCCACTGAGGGGAGGGAACTGGGAGGACCAGTGCGTTGACGGTTGGTTGAGTAATGGGACGGCCACCGCCCTTCCCGAGCGTGCAGAAGCAGATCCTACCGGGGATACTGGGAATCTGGAAGCCCACTTCCTGCCCCACACGGGGATACCGGGGCAGCACCACACTCCCTAGCCGCCCTGCCCACTGTGGGATAAGAAAACGGGCTCGACTGCCTGGACCGGGGCCCGGACTCGCACCCCGGGGGACTTCGGCAACCAGAAAACGAACCTGTGTAGGCGCAGGGTCAGCGGCAGCCGCCGGCGCGCATGCGCGGGCCGCCGTATCCGAGCGGTTAGGCCGCGTCACGTGACGGGCTCAGCGCTCCGCTGTCACGTGACGCCCGTCCGCAGCCTCTGCTGTCTTCCGCGGCGCCCCCTTCCGCCTGACGCGCCCCCGGCGGCGGCCGCGCAGCCCTGGCTCCTCGCGGGCTCGGGCGGCGGCTGCGGCGGGGCTATGGCGAGCGGCGGT
Above is a genomic segment from Pongo pygmaeus isolate AG05252 chromosome 11, NHGRI_mPonPyg2-v2.0_pri, whole genome shotgun sequence containing:
- the CNPPD1 gene encoding protein CNPPD1 isoform X2 — its product is MDLTGLLLDEEGTFSLAGFQDFTFLPGHQKLSARIRRRLYYGWDWEADCSLEELSSPVADIAVELLQKAAPSPIRRLQKKYVAHVSREACISPCAMMLALVYIERLRHRNPDYLQHVSSSDLFLISMDWHLYTDPREIFEVLSWLESCVAEQQGRRRGWYTYTDLCVLLEQPTWQLALGSLCQRLVKLSCLLAVAYVSSVALAVASVAVIHQSLGLSCTPTPGPPDLGLTSRCLLEPCIPSVPQCLPSPANVSSCLEGSTGLRSLWGSLLASLTPPPLPPPDPPAPPTPFHNCHLCQKLQRDSPTCHACHHPNRTVPTALSSPWYHTYGLAPPWPWSPVPASIPQPQQCSLFSIMELARLKSFIFPG
- the CNPPD1 gene encoding protein CNPPD1 isoform X1 — its product is MDLTGLLLDEEGTFSLAGFQDFTFLPGHQKLSARIRRRLYYGWDWEADCSLEELSSPVADIAVELLQKAAPSPIRRLQKKYVAHVSREACISPCAMMLALVYIERLRHRNPDYLQHVSSSDLFLISMMVASKYLYDEGEEEEVFNDEWGAAGGVAVPTLNALERGFLSAMDWHLYTDPREIFEVLSWLESCVAEQQGRRRGWYTYTDLCVLLEQPTWQLALGSLCQRLVKLSCLLAVAYVSSVALAVASVAVIHQSLGLSCTPTPGPPDLGLTSRCLLEPCIPSVPQCLPSPANVSSCLEGSTGLRSLWGSLLASLTPPPLPPPDPPAPPTPFHNCHLCQKLQRDSPTCHACHHPNRTVPTALSSPWYHTYGLAPPWPWSPVPASIPQPQQCSLFSIMELARLKSFIFPG